The following coding sequences are from one Gemmatimonadota bacterium window:
- a CDS encoding threonine synthase, giving the protein MAIPFSARGAAHLECTRCGQCYESERLWQLSPCCEKPLFACYALDRLRPHFRPGDLAARGPTVWRYAEVLPVRDPAFRLTLGEGFTPLLATPRLAAELRLERLWVKDEGQNPTGSFKARGLAVAVARAWELGVRAVAIPSAGNAGSAAAAYAAAAGLEAHVVVPRDTPRPILEEIRSLGAELELVDGLITDAAARVAEGAAVHGWFDLSTLKEPYRVEGKKTMAYELFEQLGRRLPQVILYPTGGGTGLVGMWKAFQEMERLGWIGPERPRLISVQAAGCAPVVRAWEAGADAAEPWADAQTYAAGLRVPRAVGDFLMLRAIRESGGAAVAVADDEMARAVALVGRTTGIFAAPEGAATAAAVPCLLERGWLRGDEEVVLFNTGSGLKYATG; this is encoded by the coding sequence ATGGCGATCCCCTTTTCCGCGCGCGGCGCGGCCCATCTCGAGTGCACGCGCTGCGGCCAGTGCTACGAGAGCGAGCGGCTGTGGCAGCTCTCGCCGTGCTGTGAAAAGCCGCTCTTCGCCTGCTACGCGCTGGACCGGCTGCGCCCGCATTTCCGGCCGGGCGACCTGGCGGCGCGGGGGCCGACCGTCTGGCGCTATGCGGAGGTGCTGCCGGTCCGCGACCCGGCATTCCGTCTGACCCTCGGCGAGGGGTTCACGCCGCTCCTGGCCACGCCGCGACTCGCCGCCGAGCTGCGGCTCGAGCGGCTCTGGGTCAAGGACGAGGGGCAGAACCCGACGGGCAGTTTCAAGGCCCGCGGGCTGGCAGTGGCGGTAGCGCGGGCGTGGGAGCTGGGCGTGCGGGCGGTCGCGATCCCGTCGGCGGGGAACGCGGGGTCGGCGGCGGCGGCGTACGCGGCGGCGGCCGGTCTCGAGGCGCACGTGGTGGTGCCGCGGGACACGCCGCGCCCGATCCTCGAGGAAATCCGGTCGCTGGGCGCGGAGCTCGAGCTGGTCGACGGCTTGATCACGGACGCCGCCGCGCGGGTGGCCGAGGGCGCAGCGGTCCACGGCTGGTTCGACCTCTCGACGCTCAAGGAGCCGTACCGTGTCGAGGGGAAGAAGACGATGGCGTACGAGCTGTTCGAGCAACTGGGCAGGCGGCTGCCGCAGGTGATTCTCTATCCCACGGGCGGCGGCACGGGGCTCGTGGGTATGTGGAAGGCGTTCCAGGAGATGGAGCGACTGGGCTGGATCGGGCCGGAGCGGCCGCGCCTGATCTCCGTGCAGGCGGCGGGGTGCGCGCCCGTGGTGCGGGCGTGGGAGGCGGGGGCGGATGCGGCCGAGCCGTGGGCTGATGCGCAGACCTATGCCGCGGGCCTGCGGGTCCCCCGTGCCGTCGGCGACTTCCTCATGCTGCGGGCGATCCGGGAGTCAGGTGGTGCCGCCGTCGCCGTAGCCGATGACGAGATGGCCCGCGCCGTGGCCCTCGTCGGCCGCACCACCGGCATCTTTGCCGCGCCGGAGGGTGCGGCGACCGCCGCGGCCGTCCCCTGCCTGCTCGAGCGGGGGTGGCTGCGCGGCGACGAGGAGGTGGTGCTCTTCAACACGGGCAGCGGGCTGAAGTACGCCACGGGTTGA
- a CDS encoding TraR/DksA C4-type zinc finger protein has product MLAKFDERAKSSQQENDGDLTLYPLHLADEGTDTMEQEKDFLLASKEGRLVYWIDEALRTLYKEPRRYGRCQECGEEIVFARLDIVPWAKLCIACQQLEESRFGEAA; this is encoded by the coding sequence ATGCTGGCGAAGTTCGACGAGCGGGCGAAGTCGTCGCAGCAGGAAAACGACGGGGATCTGACCCTCTACCCGTTGCATCTGGCCGACGAGGGCACCGACACCATGGAACAGGAGAAGGACTTCCTGCTGGCGAGCAAGGAGGGGCGTCTGGTCTACTGGATCGACGAGGCGCTGCGCACGTTGTACAAGGAGCCGCGGCGCTATGGCAGGTGCCAGGAGTGCGGCGAGGAGATTGTGTTTGCGCGGCTGGACATTGTGCCCTGGGCCAAGCTGTGCATTGCCTGCCAGCAGCTCGAGGAGTCCCGCTTCGGCGAGGCGGCCTGA